The sequence below is a genomic window from Sorangiineae bacterium MSr12523.
ACGACGCAGACTCGCGGAGCGCAGTTTCAAGTCCTCCACCAGGTGCTGGGAGAGACGGCTCGGCCCTTCGCGGAAGGGGCTGATGTGAAATGCCGTGTCAACCGTGGGATTGGTGGAGTGGCAGCCATTGCAGGTGCCTTCCGTGAACGCTTTACTGGTCTGGGCGTCCACGCCGGGGATGTTCCATGCGAAGCGGAAGGAATCCACGGATCCCCCTCGCATGGAGACGGGGATCTCGTAGTTGTTGGACCGGATTGCGTCCGCATTGGAAAGCACGAAGTCGCGCAACACGGCACTCCCATTGAGGCGCTCCGCCGGGGTATTCCAAATCGGGCGCAGTCGCAATGTGCCATCGCTGGAGAGACCGAACTCGCGCAGCTGCCAGATCCAATTGAGGATTGCCTCGTTCGTACGTACTTGCCCGAGGGCGCTGCCGGCCATTCCCTCGGGATGGGCCCCGCGCACCGAAAACCCATCCGTGACGCTTTGCAGCGCCGCGCGATACCCCTCGTCGAACGATGGGAACTGGCCCAGTGCATGCCAAGCCTTGGCCCACTGCCCCGCCGTGCGCTCTGCCGGCAGCGCGTATTCGAAAATGACGGTCATCGGCAGTGGCTTCGACGCCGGATCGTCCGCCGGGCCATCCGTAAGCGCATAAATGAAGCGCCCTTCGCCATTCACCACGTTGGAACGCTGCTCGCGCACGTCCATTCGATTCGCGATCCCGATCAGCCGAAACGGAGCGCGTGCAAGATCCAGCTTTTGCCCCGAGCAGGTGCTGCAATCGTCGTTGCACGCATTCTCCGGCGAACCCTTGAGCCATGGACAGAGCACGTGCTGATTCATCCCGAGCACGCGATCTTCGTTGGGCCGGTCGAGCGGATACCCGTTGAACTCCGTCTCACTCACCCAATGAACGAACCAATCTCGAACGAATTCGCCAGCGTCCATATCTTGCGGCGACAGGTTCTGCACGGCGTGCCGAAAGCTCCACGCACCGGTGGTACCGTTTTTCGCGCGTCCATCGGAGAGCACGGCCTCGTCGATCACCACCAGCTCTTTCAACTCGTCGACGGAAACGTTCGTGCACGAGTTGTTCACCTTTGGATCCGACGTGCTCGAGCAGGCCGCGGATATGGCCGTGCATACGAGCAAAACCGACATGTCGAGCCCCTTGGGGGCGACGTTTCGCATGTGCTGAACGTACTGCGAAAAGACGCCAGAAACCAGGGCAGCTCGGTCGAAATTGCGAGTCAAGCAATGATGCGTTGGGCGCGCATGGTCGCAATTTGGTCCGGGGAAAAGCCCGCTTCGCGCAAAATCATTTCCGTGTGCTCGCCGGCCCGCGGCGGCGGGGTGTGCGAAAAGGAATGGGCGGCGCCACGATCCGTCACCGGAGTCGCAAATTGCAAAAGCGGGCCCCAGGGAGATGGCAGCTCGAAGAAGAAATGACGGGCACGATGCTGCGGGTCGTCAGGCAATTCGCGTGGGAACGCAATGGGTTCGAGGCAGCAATCCGCATTTGCGCAAAAGGCACGCCACTCTTCGAACGTGCGACTCGCAAAAAGGGTGTCCAGTCGATTGCGCAGCGCTTCTTGGTGCGGTCCAGGTTCGAGTGCCGAGAGGTCGCCCGGGAGGCCAACACTTTCGCAAAAGGCCATCCAGGATTTCCGCTCGGGGGCACTCAAGGCGATGTGCCGGCCATCCTTCGTTGTATAAATCTGGTATGGCGCACACGTGCCCCCGGACACGTCGAGACCGTGTTTTCCGGATTCGTCGTCCGCAAGAAGGGCACCGAGGCTGGGGGTGGTAAAGCCCATTGCCGCCTCGGTGATGGAAATATCGACGATTCGCCCGACGCCGGTGCGGGCTCGCT
It includes:
- a CDS encoding CoA transferase → MRPLEGIRILDLGRLIPGPYATMVLGDLGATVDKVEEIDGDPIRQWYPRRGNESALFLALNRNKRSICLDLKKEEGRVAFRALARRADVLFDPFRPGVLDRLGLGHASLREGNPRLVVCAFSSFGQDGPLAQRTAHELAYLARAGLLGDPTGSVAPEIPYCSLAGIGGAIWCVVGILAALAERARTGVGRIVDISITEAAMGFTTPSLGALLADDESGKHGLDVSGGTCAPYQIYTTKDGRHIALSAPERKSWMAFCESVGLPGDLSALEPGPHQEALRNRLDTLFASRTFEEWRAFCANADCCLEPIAFPRELPDDPQHRARHFFFELPSPWGPLLQFATPVTDRGAAHSFSHTPPPRAGEHTEMILREAGFSPDQIATMRAQRIIA